A stretch of Dietzia lutea DNA encodes these proteins:
- the purS gene encoding phosphoribosylformylglycinamidine synthase subunit PurS: MARVVVEVMPKAEILDPQGQAIHRALGRLGHDGVTDVRQGKRFELEVSDSVTDAELEEIASSLLANTVIEDWKVVRVDTAGVAS; this comes from the coding sequence GTGGCCCGAGTCGTCGTCGAAGTCATGCCCAAGGCCGAGATCCTCGATCCGCAGGGTCAGGCCATCCACCGCGCCCTCGGCCGTCTCGGCCACGACGGCGTCACCGACGTCCGGCAGGGCAAGAGGTTCGAGCTCGAGGTCTCCGACTCGGTCACCGACGCCGAGCTCGAGGAGATCGCCTCGTCGCTGCTCGCCAACACGGTGATCGAGGACTGGAAGGTCGTCCGCGTCGACACCGCGGGGGTCGCCTCGTGA
- the purQ gene encoding phosphoribosylformylglycinamidine synthase subunit PurQ, which produces MSARIGVITFPGTLDDIDASRAVTRAGGEAVSLWHDDADLKGVDAVVVPGGFSYGDYLRCGAIASMAPVMGEVITAARGGMPVLGICNGFQILCEAGLLPGAMGRNRDMHFICRDEWLRVENADTAWTSRFEKGAEILIPLKSGEGRYMATAETIEELEGEGRVVFRFASDAPNGSTNHIAGITSENGRVVGLMPHPEHAIDPLTGPSDDGLGLFLSALDAVVKV; this is translated from the coding sequence GTGAGCGCGCGGATCGGCGTCATCACCTTCCCCGGCACGCTCGACGACATCGACGCCTCCCGCGCCGTCACCCGCGCCGGCGGCGAGGCCGTCTCGCTGTGGCACGACGACGCCGACCTCAAGGGCGTCGACGCGGTGGTCGTACCCGGCGGCTTCTCGTACGGGGACTACCTGCGCTGCGGCGCCATCGCCTCCATGGCCCCCGTCATGGGTGAGGTCATCACCGCCGCCCGCGGTGGGATGCCCGTGCTGGGCATCTGCAACGGCTTCCAGATCCTCTGCGAGGCGGGCCTGCTGCCCGGCGCCATGGGCCGCAACCGCGACATGCACTTCATCTGCCGCGACGAGTGGCTGCGCGTCGAGAACGCCGACACCGCCTGGACCTCGCGTTTCGAGAAGGGGGCGGAGATCCTCATCCCGCTCAAGTCCGGCGAGGGCCGCTACATGGCCACCGCCGAGACGATCGAGGAGCTCGAGGGCGAGGGGCGCGTCGTGTTCCGCTTCGCCAGCGACGCCCCCAACGGCTCCACCAACCACATCGCCGGCATCACCTCGGAGAACGGCCGCGTCGTGGGTCTCATGCCGCACCCCGAGCACGCCATCGACCCGCTCACCGGCCCGTCCGACGACGGCCTCGGCCTGTTCCTGTCCGCGCTCGACGCGGTCGTCAAGGTCTAG
- a CDS encoding saccharopine dehydrogenase family protein, translating into MSESSMQPASSSDKADRPFDIVLYGATGFTGGLVAEYLMRNLPEGGSWAVAGRNRTKLDALVTRLASEMPDVPAPGVVVADTEDARSLVEMALSARVVITTVGPYLEHGEPLVAACAEVGTDYVDLTGEPEFVDRMYLEHHDAAVASGARIVHACGFDSIPHDLGVFYTMKHVPEGVPAVVYGAVHADARFSGGTFHSAIGQFARLREAAKTAARRRQKEGRVAGRRIKSVTGKPHHDSVLGRWLVPLPTIDPQVILRSAAALDNYGPDFTYSHYASVGSPVTAVAGMVGVGALAVGSQVGPIRSQILKRIDRGAGPSESRRARSSFDVTFVALAGGRRVVTRVAGGDPGYTETSMMLAESALCLAFDDLPALSGQLTTAQAMGDALLERVQRGGLTFEVLFT; encoded by the coding sequence ATGAGCGAATCCAGCATGCAGCCCGCGTCTTCGTCCGACAAGGCCGATCGCCCGTTCGACATCGTCCTCTACGGTGCTACCGGGTTCACGGGGGGATTGGTGGCCGAGTACCTGATGCGGAACCTGCCCGAGGGCGGCTCGTGGGCCGTGGCCGGTCGCAACCGGACCAAGCTGGACGCCCTCGTCACCCGCCTGGCGTCCGAGATGCCGGACGTCCCCGCCCCGGGCGTGGTGGTCGCGGACACGGAGGATGCGCGGTCGCTGGTCGAGATGGCGTTGTCGGCCCGCGTTGTCATCACCACCGTCGGTCCCTACCTCGAACACGGCGAGCCGCTGGTGGCCGCGTGCGCCGAGGTCGGCACCGACTACGTGGACCTGACCGGCGAGCCCGAGTTCGTCGACCGCATGTACCTCGAGCACCACGACGCGGCCGTCGCCTCCGGGGCCCGGATCGTCCACGCCTGCGGCTTCGACTCGATCCCGCACGACCTGGGCGTGTTCTACACCATGAAGCACGTGCCCGAAGGCGTGCCCGCGGTCGTCTACGGGGCGGTCCACGCGGACGCCCGGTTCTCGGGCGGGACGTTCCACTCGGCGATCGGCCAGTTCGCCCGACTGCGCGAGGCGGCGAAGACTGCCGCGCGGCGGCGGCAGAAGGAGGGGCGCGTGGCCGGCCGGCGGATCAAGTCGGTCACGGGTAAGCCGCACCACGACAGCGTGCTGGGCCGCTGGCTCGTACCGCTGCCGACCATCGACCCGCAGGTCATCCTGCGCTCGGCCGCCGCACTGGACAACTACGGCCCCGACTTCACCTACTCGCACTACGCCTCGGTCGGCTCGCCCGTCACCGCCGTCGCCGGGATGGTCGGCGTGGGCGCGCTCGCGGTGGGGTCCCAGGTCGGCCCGATCCGGTCGCAGATCCTCAAGCGGATCGACCGCGGGGCCGGACCCAGCGAATCCCGCCGGGCCCGCTCGTCGTTCGACGTCACCTTCGTCGCCCTGGCCGGCGGTCGGCGGGTCGTCACCCGCGTCGCGGGCGGGGACCCGGGTTACACCGAGACGTCCATGATGCTGGCCGAGTCGGCGCTGTGCCTGGCGTTCGACGACCTGCCCGCGCTCTCCGGTCAGCTCACCACCGCCCAGGCGATGGGCGACGCGCTCCTCGAGCGGGTGCAGCGTGGCGGCCTGACGTTCGAGGTCCTGTTCACCTAG